The Eremothecium cymbalariae DBVPG#7215 chromosome 8, complete sequence genome has a window encoding:
- the MSH5 gene encoding MutS family protein MSH5 (similar to Saccharomyces cerevisiae YDL154W), producing MSQRNGRVLLQESSKFRKKEFTACFSDYADGVSSGRDTDSPKFAILNDLLQNPSLSATANSINCLLTYIEREGYWLPQEGTYFDSILNVESLDFKNKMFLDDDTFHSLQIFPPYESSANDSISKNAHLSIFELLDHTTTQTSKRLLKSWLLSPLTDLKEIEARYQVIETFHQEYNSATFEQLRRQLKGLPNISSIINSFYTGRTKLNTWSSLRRYLESSIEIYHLVILIKAAGNVNLFQRITDLLDPDVLRTLLHSLDAAIDFAVSQDMNAIIIKNGVHQDLDDHRKVYDELEKILSVVAKEAEYIIVNLLDEEEKYNFAKQNSNNNFINAVYVPQLGYLITVDIELESILNNNAQLRWREMFRTSTTIYFKNEEVTNMDQYYGDIYALISDLEIEILYSLQKEVLKHKKMLIDSCMCFSELEVLSSFAHVSELHKYSKPELTEENCILKIKGGRHALYETIVDTYISNDFDLDGGSFSDKDWCSHNYNRVAVLTGANASGKSVFLTQNGLIAYMAHIGCYVPATSAKIGVVDKILTRIKTRETVLKTQSTFQLDAQQMAKCIGLMTEKSLLLIDEFGKGTDIIDGPALFGAIISHLGKNERCPRTIACTHYNELFGPAILTDSIPGVVHFQTQILLNSVSASGKIDATILNEGITFLYKVSKGLAKSSFGVYCAKICGLNENIVSRAEHLVKLINDGEDLVEYCGKPTPEELAKFQENQEVVKRFLSWDLDLETNLESSILREKLGMILETPQTRPVSEQMNNTSELFIKE from the coding sequence ATGTCACAACGCAATGGGCGTGTTTTATTACAAGAATCAAGCAAGTTTAGGAAGAAGGAGTTTACAGCATGCTTCAGTGATTATGCTGATGGAGTATCTAGTGGCCGGGATACGGATTCGCCCAAGTTTGCaattttgaatgatttaCTCCAAAATCCAAGTTTGAGTGCAACAGCAAACTCTATCAATTGTCTGCTGACTTATATCGAAAGGGAAGGCTATTGGCTTCCTCAGGAGGGAACGTATTTTGATTCCATTTTGAATGTAGAATCATTGGATTTTAAGAATAAAATGTTCttagatgatgatactTTTCATTCATTACAGATATTCCCTCCATATGAAAGTTCAGCAAACGACTCTATTTCAAAGAATGCACATTTGTCGATTTTCGAACTATTGGACCATACTACTACGCAGACCAGTAAACGGCTGCTAAAGTCATGGCTCCTTAGTCCATTGACAGATCTTAAAGAGATTGAAGCAAGATATCAAGTGATTGAGACTTTCCACCAAGAATACAATTCTGCTACctttgaacaattgagGAGACAATTAAAAGGTTTGCCTAATATCTCCTCCATTATAAATAGCTTCTACACAGGAAGAACAAAACTAAACACATGGAGTTCCTTGAGACGATACCTGGAAAGTTCCATTGAAATATACCATTTGGTGATTCTAATAAAAGCTGCTGGGAATGTTAATCTCTTTCAAAGGATAACGGATTTATTGGATCCTGATGTTCTACGAACACTGCTTCATTCATTAGATGCAGCAATAGATTTTGCAGTGTCTCAAGACATGAATGCaataattattaaaaatggCGTCCACCAAGATCTGGACGATCACAGAAAGGTATATGACgaattggaaaagattCTATCAGTTGTTGCCAAAGAAGCAGAGTATATTATCGTTAACTTACTtgatgaagaggaaaaaTACAATTTTGCGAAGCAGAATagtaacaacaactttatCAATGCTGTATATGTACCACAATTGGGATATTTGATTACGGTTGATATCGAATTAGAATccattttgaataataatgcaCAGTTAAGATGGCGAGAAATGTTTAGGACGTCCACAACAATTTactttaaaaatgaagagGTTACGAATATGGATCAATATTATGGTGATATATATGCCCTAATATCTGACTTAGAgattgaaatattatattcGTTACAAAAAGAGGTTTTGAAGCACAAGAAGATGTTGATCGACAGTTGCATGTGCTTTTCAGAGTTAGAGGTCCTTTCCAGCTTTGCGCATGTAAGCGAACTACATAAGTACAGTAAACCAGAATTGACCGAGGAAAATTgcattttaaaaattaagGGAGGCCGACATGCGCTATATGAAACCATTGTGGATACTTATATTTCCAACGATTTTGACCTCGATGGTGGATCATTCAGCGATAAAGATTGGTGCAGCCATAATTACAATAGGGTTGCAGTCTTGACAGGCGCAAACGCTTCCGGAAAATCTGTTTTTTTAACCCAAAATGGTCTAATTGCGTACATGGCTCATATAGGATGTTATGTCCCCGCTACATCAGCTAAAATTGGCGTCGttgataaaatattaaCTAGAATTAAAACCAGAGAAACTGTTCTGAAAACCCAAAGTACATTTCAATTGGATGCACAACAGATGGCAAAATGTATCGGCTTGATGACAGAGAAGAGTCTTTTGCTAATCGACGAGTTTGGTAAGGGCACGGACATTATTGACGGCCCTGCATTATTTGGCGCAATTATATCACATTTGGGAAAAAATGAACGGTGCCCTAGAACGATTGCTTGTACACATTATAATGAATTATTTGGACCTGCAATTCTTACAGATTCTATTCCTGGTGTTGTTCACTTCCAAACACAAATCTTATTAAACTCTGTATCAGCTAGTGGTAAAATTGATGCAACGATATTAAATGAGGGTATTACTTTCCTTTATAAAGTATCTAAAGGGCTTGCCAAAAGTTCTTTTGGTGTTTATTGTGCAAAAATTTGCGGCTTGAACGAGAATATAGTATCAAGGGCAGAACATCTAGTAAAATTGATCAATGATGGAGAGGATCTTGTCGAATATTGCGGCAAACCGACACCTGAAGAATTGGCAAAATTTCAAGAGAATCAAGAGGTTGTTAAGCGATTTCTCAGCTGGGATCTGGATCTTGAAACAAATTTAGAATCTTCAATCCTTCGTGAAAAGCTTGGTATGATATTAGAAACACCCCAAACCAGACCTGTTAGCGAGCAGATGAATAACACTTCAGAGTTATTCATAAAAGAGTGA
- the CLB3 gene encoding B-type cyclin CLB3 (similar to Ashbya gossypii ADR068W): protein MYNTSTTNENSSSFQRSLKAVTSGHQSNAMNLSSHRVALSDVTSQVNNRHNRNSSVYKQDIGLHRKSGVVSHVHTSSFDSTNIVVQNSSESEEFSTEDREHHSGGEEEYGVIQGSGEFYLSTSVRSADNVISLNDAEEYGLTQPKVIGDDSMDEEQQLESLLPTTNSEIEMFIEEVTEQFHREIPDPLDEDTWDAVMVAEYAPEIFRYLRSLEAKYTPHAKYMNFQPELKWSYRSTLIDWIVQVHCRFQLLPETLYLTVNIIDRFLSKKTITLNRFQLVGAAALFIASKYEEINCPTLNEMLYMLDNAYSGEEVLKAERYMIDTLEFEFSWPGPMSFLRRVSKADNYEYDIRTLAKYLLETSIMDSRMVAAPPSWLAAGAYYLSRIIIGHNTWNKQHIFYSGYTSEQLVPLATAILENCRHADSRHHAIFEKYSKSRHRRSAQVVARWIAMAEESIHET, encoded by the coding sequence ATGTATAATACTAGTACGACAAATGAAAACAGCAGCTCTTTTCAGCGTTCATTAAAGGCAGTAACCTCAGGGCATCAAAGCAATGCAATGAATCTAAGTTCTCATAGGGTAGCATTAAGTGATGTAACTTCACAGGTGAATAATAGACACAATAGGAATAGTTCAGTGTACAAACAGGACATCGGGCTGCATAGAAAGTCGGGAGTGGTGTCTCATGTACACACGAGCAGTTTTGACAGTACGAATATAGTGGTGCAAAATAGCAGTGAGTCTGAAGAATTTTCTACAGAGGATAGGGAACATCATTCTGGAGGGGAGGAGGAGTATGGAGTGATACAAGGAAGTGGGGAGTTTTACCTTAGTACGAGTGTTCGAAGTGCGGATAATGTAATTAGTCTGAATGATGCGGAGGAATATGGTCTGACGCAGCCAAAAGTTATAGGAGATGATTCTATGGATGAAGAACAGCAGTTGGAGTCTCTCTTGCCTACTACTAATAGTGAAATTGAGATgtttattgaagaagttactGAGCAATTTCATAGGGAGATACCAGATCCCTTAGACGAGGACACATGGGATGCGGTAATGGTTGCCGAATATGCGCCAGAGATTTTTCGGTATTTACGTTCGTTGGAGGCAAAGTATACTCCGCATGCGAAGTACATGAATTTTCAACCCGAATTGAAATGGTCATATAGGTCAACGTTGATCGACTGGATCGTCCAGGTTCATTGTAGATTCCAGTTGCTACCCGAGACGTTATATTTGACGGTTAACATTATTGACCGATTTCTCAGCAAAAAAACCATCACTTTGAATAGATTCCAGCTAGTGGGTGCTGCCGCGTTGTTCATTGCATCGAAATATGAAGAGATAAACTGTCCCACATTAAATGAAATGCTGTACATGCTGGATAATGCGTATAGTGGAGAGGAAGTTTTAAAAGCAGAAAGGTACATGATCGACACCCTAGAGTTTGAGTTTAGCTGGCCAGGTCCCATGTCATTTTTGAGACGTGTGAGCAAAGCTGACAACTACGAGTACGACATTAGAACACTAGCCAAATACCTATTAGAAACGTCTATAATGGACTCGCGTATGGTAGCGGCGCCGCCAAGTTGGCTAGCTGCTGGTGCATATTACTTGAGTAGGATAATCATTGGCCACAACACTTGGAACAAACAACATATTTTCTACTCTGGTTACACATCCGAGCAACTTGTTCCTCTCGCTACCGCAATTCTAGAAAACTGCAGACATGCGGATAGCCGTCATCACgctatttttgaaaagtattcCAAAAGTCGTCATCGCAGATCAGCCCAGGTTGTTGCACGATGGATTGCAATGGCTGAAGAAAGTATTCAtgaaacttga
- the RTG3 gene encoding Rtg3p (similar to Ashbya gossypii ADR067W), giving the protein MDSNHQGPDDIIEELLKQTQEVDKRGSIPREQLTPYSGFSGAGSARCPEEVVKKKQQSIESQVGYDGGFLDEYFVTGQHGTKGIAAVDGGLLQDPLFQSISNGNNGNNDQQQDDRVNTYLDELPSSLDSNVHIDFFSPVGSYYQPQRLNSLDSHSCSQYLSSSQRSPVSARTSTNISSSLRSQTLPHRARHSSLSSSLASTPVIEDTISAGSTGNSHHLSGSNNMTQEEKLRRRREFHNAVERRRRELIKSKIKELGKLVPPSLLNYNENGKEVRLNKGIILHRTVEYLDYLKQVLDIQDHKKIQLKKKLCELEQRRREIGTQPLALCSSTQRSRATKTNSPEQIIDGRALPQITKEGMPLGDNHQPLSDDLQQFLSGDQMEQADNSMLMFNAGTENPANFLLGFKP; this is encoded by the coding sequence ATGGACAGTAACCATCAAGGTCCTGATGATATCATCGAAGAGCTTTTGAAGCAGACTCAAGAGGTGGATAAGCGAGGAAGCATCCCTCGAGAGCAGCTGACTCCGTATAGTGGATTTTCTGGGGCTGGGTCTGCAAGATGTCCAGAGGAGGTGgtaaagaagaagcagcagaGCATTGAGAGCCAGGTGGGGTACGATGGGGGATTTCTGGATGAGTACTTTGTGACAGGACAGCATGGTACGAAGGGGATTGCAGCGGTGGATGGAGGGTTGCTTCAAGATCCATTGTTTCAGAGCATTTCAAACGGGAATAATGGTAACAATGATCAGCAGCAGGACGACAGAGTTAATACGTACTTGGATGAGCTGCCATCTTCGTTGGATTCGAATGTGcatattgattttttttcgcCTGTGGGCTCATATTACCAACCACAGCGGTTGAATTCGTTGGACTCGCATAGCTGTTCGCAGTACTTGTCATCTAGTCAACGGTCGCCGGTCAGTGCTCGTACCAGCACGAATATATCGAGCTCTTTACGGAGCCAGACGCTGCCTCACCGGGCTCGGCACTCGTCGTTGAGTAGTAGCCTTGCCAGCACGCCTGTGATAGAAGACACAATTAGTGCAGGAAGCACTGGCAACAGCCACCACCTTTCGGGTTCGAATAACATGACTCAGGAGGAAAAGTTGCGGCGGCGCAGAGAATTCCACAATGCGGTGGAGAGGCGTCGGCGGGAGCTGATCAAGTCGAAGATCAAGGAGTTGGGCAAGTTGGTGCCTCCCAGCTTGTTGAATTACAATGAGAATGGTAAGGAAGTGCGACTAAACAAGGGCATTATACTTCATAGGACTGTTGAGTATCTTGACTATTTGAAACAAGTATTAGACATTCAGGACCATAAGAAAATTcagttaaaaaagaaattgtGCGAGTTGGAGCAGCGCAGGCGTGAAATCGGCACGCAGCCTCTCGCATTATGCTCATCAACACAACGTTCACGTGCAACCAAGACGAACTCTCCCGAACAAATAATTGATGGCAGGGCTCTGCCCCAGATTACAAAGGAAGGGATGCCCCTGGGCGACAACCACCAGCCATTGTCTGATGATTTACAACAGTTTTTATCTGGTGACCAAATGGAACAGGCAGATAATTCAATGCTGATGTTCAATGCAGGTACAGAGAACCCAGCAAACTTTTTATTGGGCTTCAAACCATAA
- the SFT2 gene encoding Sft2p (similar to Ashbya gossypii ADR066C): MNTNEQAGSLRDSLNRWNETRGQNSQGFNEGAQTLFSGWAESLNSRAQDVYQRLPMTRQDLTQSQEPEWFAMSRTERLALFACFILGSVGCFSICIMLFPMLAVKPRKFGLLWSMGSLLFVLAFGVLQGPVEYIKHLTSRDRLPFTLFFFTTASLTIYFAAFLKSSLLTIPCAILELVSVIYYAVSYFPFGTSGIRMFSAYGLNTARGALRI; encoded by the coding sequence ATGAATACGAATGAGCAGGCTGGGAGCCTTAGGGATTCGTTGAATCGTTGGAATGAGACAAGAGGCCAGAACTCACAAGGGTTCAATGAGGGAGCTCAAACGTTATTTTCAGGTTGGGCGGAATCGTTAAACAGTAGAGCTCAAGATGTTTATCAGAGGCTTCCGATGACGCGGCAGGATCTGACTCAGAGCCAGGAGCCCGAGTGGTTTGCGATGAGTCGGACGGAGAGGTTAGCTTTGTTTGCTTGTTTTATATTAGGGTCTGTTGGATGCTTTAGTATATGTATTATGTTGTTTCCTATGCTTGCTGTGAAGCCAAGGAAGTTCGGGTTACTGTGGTCGATGGGGTCGCTGCTGTTTGTACTGGCATTTGGGGTGCTTCAGGGGCCGGTGGAGTATATTAAGCACTTGACGTCGAGGGACAGGTTGCCATTTACGCTATTTTTCTTCACCACCGCCAGTTTGACTATCTATTTTGCGGcatttttgaagagttCTTTGCTTACAATTCCATGTGCCATCTTGGAGTTGGTTTCTGTCATTTACTATGCAGTGAGTTACTTCCCGTTTGGTACCTCAGGTATCAGGATGTTTAGTGCTTATGGGTTGAATACTGCGAGGGGGGCGTTGAGAATATAA